In Carnobacterium sp. CP1, the following are encoded in one genomic region:
- a CDS encoding DnaD domain-containing protein has protein sequence MTNQLLQTWLKAGDTTITNVLLKEYRQIGLSNEQLILVLQLKSFMDAGILFPDTEEIAKRMEISSAEAFRGIHELIQKKVLTIETEKNSDGKTNDQYSLTLLWDKLGILLIQTEKKVASEEQELSEQELFRRFEAEFGRTLSPIEMQTIGMWLDDDKYPIDLIELALREAVLSQVYNLKYVDRILLNWERKNIRSKAQVENETKRHRQNKAASPSGPSTDKEPGAKVPLHNWLNNNN, from the coding sequence ATGACCAATCAATTATTACAAACCTGGCTTAAGGCGGGAGACACAACGATAACCAATGTGCTATTAAAAGAATATCGGCAGATCGGTTTGTCTAATGAGCAGTTGATATTAGTTCTTCAATTAAAATCATTTATGGATGCGGGAATTCTGTTTCCAGACACTGAAGAAATTGCAAAAAGAATGGAAATATCGTCAGCTGAAGCTTTTCGCGGTATTCACGAGCTGATTCAAAAAAAAGTTTTAACGATTGAAACTGAAAAAAACAGTGATGGAAAAACAAATGACCAGTACAGTTTAACGTTACTTTGGGACAAATTAGGGATATTATTGATTCAAACTGAAAAAAAAGTTGCAAGCGAAGAGCAAGAACTTTCTGAGCAAGAACTTTTCCGGCGTTTTGAAGCTGAGTTTGGCAGAACGCTCTCTCCAATAGAGATGCAAACCATAGGAATGTGGCTTGACGACGATAAATACCCTATTGATTTGATTGAATTAGCTTTAAGAGAAGCAGTTTTAAGTCAAGTATACAATTTAAAATATGTGGATCGAATTTTATTGAATTGGGAACGTAAAAACATCCGTTCCAAGGCACAAGTGGAAAATGAGACCAAACGTCACCGGCAAAATAAAGCAGCCAGTCCTTCTGGTCCTTCAACAGATAAAGAACCTGGAGCAAAAGTTCCGCTTCACAACTGGTTAAACAATAACAATTAA
- the nth gene encoding endonuclease III — MLSKKKTIELIEAMGELFPDAKCELSHCNAFELLIAVMLSAQTTDVSVNKITPKLFETYPTPQAFLAAPVEDIMALIKTIGLYRNKSKFIKGCCQKLVDEFNGEVPHTRKELESLPGVGRKTANVVLSVAFDIPAIAVDTHVERVTKRLGICPPDATVREVEEILMKKLPPEMWSAAHHRLIFFGRYQCTARNHDHEICLQLLGQKTNGNGKIVND, encoded by the coding sequence GTGCTATCGAAAAAAAAGACAATAGAATTGATTGAAGCAATGGGAGAGCTCTTTCCAGATGCTAAATGCGAGTTGAGCCATTGCAATGCTTTTGAGTTGTTGATCGCAGTGATGTTGAGTGCTCAAACGACAGATGTGTCTGTTAATAAAATAACCCCGAAATTGTTTGAAACGTATCCAACGCCTCAAGCTTTCTTAGCAGCACCAGTAGAAGACATTATGGCGCTGATCAAGACGATCGGTTTATACCGCAATAAATCAAAATTTATCAAAGGGTGCTGTCAAAAATTAGTTGATGAGTTTAATGGCGAAGTTCCGCATACCCGAAAAGAATTGGAGTCTCTTCCTGGAGTAGGCAGAAAAACGGCGAATGTCGTTTTGAGTGTGGCTTTTGATATTCCTGCAATAGCTGTTGACACTCACGTAGAAAGAGTGACAAAACGTTTAGGCATATGCCCTCCGGATGCAACGGTTCGTGAAGTGGAAGAAATATTAATGAAAAAGCTTCCTCCTGAAATGTGGAGTGCAGCTCACCATCGATTAATTTTCTTTGGACGCTACCAATGCACTGCTAGAAACCACGATCATGAAATTTGTCTGCAACTGCTCGGTCAAAAGACTAATGGAAACGGAAAAATAGTGAACGACTAA